From the Primulina tabacum isolate GXHZ01 chromosome 15, ASM2559414v2, whole genome shotgun sequence genome, one window contains:
- the LOC142527745 gene encoding LOW QUALITY PROTEIN: histone-lysine N-methyltransferase ATXR4 (The sequence of the model RefSeq protein was modified relative to this genomic sequence to represent the inferred CDS: deleted 1 base in 1 codon): MSPIERCSRLAFDFRKFQGEKTLSFLSSFSTSRSPPPIVIGNTESAGRGVFATRRIYAGELIHTAQPIVSHPSLNSLYDVCDFCLRKLSKQNANSEALRLCSKQCEKQSNNFYEVEKNADWSRFHEYCRMQGLKYPLLVKRLASKVISGAFSPQVLDILQPEALSVQKISLMKRELCLLRSTFEDINIGRELLSFLTEEWYTGVLSRIRINAFRIEYPGGSYDDLLSSAAASVEAEAAVGNAVYMLLSLYNHDCDPNVNVLWVENVDAKLKALREIQAGEELRICYMDASMDYEARQTFLLEGFGFRCKCLRCMSKD, encoded by the exons ATGTCACCTATTGAACGTTGCAGCCGCTTGGCTTTCGATTTCCGAAAATTTCAGGGAGAAAAAACGTTGTCGTTCCTCTCCTCCTTCTCCACCTCAAGATCGCCGCCTCCGATTGTCATCGGAAATACCGAGTCTGCAGGTCGAGGTGTGTTTGCCACTCGGAGAATCTACGCCGGTGAACTCATCCACACTGCCCAACCCATTGTTTCTCACCCCTCCCTCAATTCGCTTTACGATGTCTGTGATTTCTGCCTCAGAAAGCTTTCGAAACAAAACGCCAATTCGGAAGCTCTGAGATTGTGCAGCAAACAATGTGAAAAACAATCCAAT AATTTCTATGAGGTAGAGAAGAATGCAGATTGGTCCAGATTCCATGAATACTGCCG AATGCAGGGTCTAAAATATCCTCTCCTCGTCAAACGGTTGGCTAGTAAGGTTATATCTGGAGCTTTTTCTCCCCAAGTTCTTGACATACTTCAACCAGAGGCTTTATCAGTCCAAAAAATTTCACTA aTGAAGAGGGAGCTTTGCCTGCTAAGAAGTACTTTTGAGGACATAAATATTGGAAGGGAGCTATTGTCGT TTCTTACTGAAGAATGGTATACTGGTGTTTTGTCACGGATTCGCATAAATGCTTTTCGTATCGAATATCCTGGAGGATCATATGACGATCTTCTTTCATCAGCAGCA GCATCCGTTGAGGCAGAAGCTGCTGTTGGAAATGCTGTTTATATGCTTCTCTCCCTATACAATCATGATTGTG ATCCCAATGTAAATGTTTTATGGGTAGAAAATGTGGATGCTAAACTAAAGGCTCTCCGTGAAATCCAAGCAG GAGAAGAGTTGCGAATTTGCTATATGGACGCAAGCATGGATTACGAGGCCCGGCAAACTTTCCTGCTTGAAGGATTTGGTTTTCGGTGCAAGTGTCTTAGATGTATGTCAAAAGACTGA